CTGCACGCGCAGGCCGAGCGCGACGTTGTCGCACACGGTGTGCCAGGCGAACAGGTGGTCCTGCTGCGGCATGAAGGCGGTGCGCGCGGGCGTGCCGGTCACGTCGAGCCCGCCGACGAGCACGCGGCCCCGGTCGGGTCGCAGCAGTCCCGCGACGACCGACAGCAGCGTGCTCTTGCCGCACCCGCTGGGCCCGACGACGCACACGAGCTCGCCCGGTCGCACGCGCAGGTCGACGCCGCCGAGCACCGGCAGCGGACCGCGCGCGCCGGGGCGCGCGACGTGCACGTCGCGGACCTCGAGCTCACGCACGGGCCACCGCCCGCGGGTGCGCCCACGGCACGGTCACGCGCTCGAGCAGCCACGTCAGCCCGTACAGGGTCACGCTGACGAGCGCGCACAGTGCGACGGCCGCGAGCACCAGGTCGGTGCGGAACGCCGCGCGCTGCATGTTCATGTACGTGCCGAGGCCCCGCACGGCGCCGACGTACTCGGCGAACACCGCCCCGACCACCGCGTACGTGACCGCGATGCGGAGCGCCGTGAAGAACCGCGGCAGCGCCCCGGGCAGGCGGACCCAGCGCAGCTGCTGCCACCGCGAGGCGCCCATGCTCGTGAGCAGCGCGGTCGCGCCCGGGCCGGCCGCGCGCAGGCCCTCGACCAGCCCGACGACGAGCGGGAAGAACGTCACGAGCGTCACGACGAGCACCTTGGGCAGCAGCCCGAACCCGAACCACAGCACCACCAGCGGCGCGAGCGCGACCACGGGGATCGTCTGCGACGCGACGAGCACGGGAACGATCCCGCGCCCGACCGCGGGCACCAGGTCGACCAGCAGCGCGAGCGCCCACGCGACCAGGACCGACACCCCGAAGCCCGCGGCGGTCACCCCGAGCGTCGCCGTGGTGTGCTCTGCCAGGACGTCGCGGTGCGCCCACGCCTGCTCGGCCACCCGACCGGGCGTCGGCAGGAGCCGCGGGTTCGCGACGCTGAGCGCCGCGACCTGCCACACCGCCCCGAGCACCGTCAGCACGAGCAGCACCGGCAGCGCCCGCGCGGCGCCGCGGGTCACGGCTCCCCCAGCAGGCTCGTCGTGAACGTGGTCGACCAGTCCGGACGCTCGGCGAGCGGCTCGCCGTCCGGCCCCGCGAGGATGCCCGCGTCGAACAGGAAGTCCCCGTAGCCGGAGACCTGGTCGAGCGTCATGGTGCCGACCGAGCCGTCGTCGGCGCGCAGCCAGTCGGCGGACAGCATCCGCTGGCTCTGCGTCACCAGGTCTGGGTCGGCGAACGCGTCCGGGTTCTGCTCGACGAGCAGCGCCGCGGCCTCGTCGGGATGCTCCGCCGCCCACGCGTACCCGCGCTGCAGAGCCCCGACGAACGCGCGCGCCGCCTCGGGCTCGTCGGCGACCCACTGCCGCGAGGCGTCCACCACCACGGCGTACGCGTCCGGGAAGCCGTGGTCCGTGTACTCCAGGTAGCGCATGGGCGTGCCCGCGCGCTCCGCCTCGATGCCCTCCCACGCGACGTACGGGATGGTGAAGTCCGCCTCGCCCGCGTACAACGCCTCGTACGCCGACGAGCCGAGCACGACGGTCGTGAACTCCCCCGTCCCGCCGTCCGCGCGGATCACCTCCTGCAGGAGCGGGACCTCGCCGGGCGTGCCGAAGCCCGCGTACGTCAGGCCGTCCAGGTCGCGCGGGCTGGTGATGCGCTCGTCGTCGGCCCGCACGCCGATCGCGGTCGCCCAGTGCTGCAGGACCGCGAGCACCGCGACGACGTCCGCGCCGGCGGCCTGCGCGATGAGCGACGAGTCGTGCGTGCTGATCCCCGCCTCGGCGGCGCCCGCGTCGACGAGCTGGTCGGGGGCGGTGTCGCTGTACGGCAGCACCTGCACGTCCAGCCCCGCCTCGGCGAACATGCCGCGGGCGATCGCCACGTACAGCCCGGTGTGGTTGGTGTTGGGCGTCCAGTCGAGCGCGAACCGCACCCGCGTGAGCCCGTCGTCGTCGCCGCGCGACGGGCCGGCGCACCCGCCGACGACGAGCGCGAGGGCGACGAGCAGCGCGCAGCCGCGCGCCCGGAAGGTGGTGCGAGACATCGGGACCTCTGTTCAGCAGCAGGAGTGGGAGCACGCCCGTGGCGCAGGTGGCCTCGCGCACGGCGAAGCACCCGCGCACGGCGCGCAGGAGAACCACCCGCGGGATGCGGGTGCGGATGCCGGGGCCGGTCGGTAGTCCGCCGGTCGGTGGTTCGCCCGTCGGCGGTTCGCCGGTCGGTGAGCGGAGCGCGGGACGCGAACGTCCGCGCGGGAGAGCCGGCGGGGTTACGCGCGCGGGTGGGCGTGCTCGCGGGGTGCCCGGTGGGGGCGGGGCGTGCGGTGCGGACGCATGCGGGTCATGCGCGACATCCCTTCGCTAGTGCTACCTAGATCAGGTTCGACGGGTGTGATCTCAGCCGCTCGATGCGGCACCCCGTGTCACGGAACGTGCTCACCGTAGTCCGGTTCGCCCCCGTCGACGACGTCCCTGTCCACCCCTCGGATGTGCGCTCAGCCGACGCTCAGCCGACCGTCTGCCGGCCGTCAGCCGGCCGTCAGCCGGCCGTCAGCCGACATTGCCGTGGTCGCGGAAGTCGCGCCAGACGTTCTCGAAGAAGTCGTCGTCCTGCGGCAGGGGGCGCCGCGGCCGCCAGCGGAACACCGGCTCGCCGGCGGGGTCGTCGCTCGCGCGTCCGACGACCGCGTGCCACCCGTCGAGGGTCCGGGCGTGCGCGTCGGGCGTCGCGGGCGGGCGCCAGGCGGACTCCTGCACCTCGTCGTCGAGCGCGCCCTCGTCGAGGCGGAAGCGGAACACCTCGGGCAGGTCGAGCTCGTCGTCGGACCGGGGGCCGTACCCGACGCGCGGCAGCTCGCCCGCCGGGTCGGAGTACAGGACGGACCCGCGCGAGCGTCCCCCGTGCGCGACGTAGTCCGCCATCGCGGACAGGTACACGTACGCGGCGGTGAGGGTGTCGCGGACGAGGAACACGCGGTTGACGGAGCGGCGCGACGACGGGTCGGCGCTCACGGTCCGCTCGTACTCGGTGAGCCAGGCGTGCACCTGGTCGAGCGCCTCGTGGATGGACTTCTCCGAGCGGACGGGCCCGGCCTTGGCGCTCATGAGCTCCTGCACACGGCGCAGCAGGTCGCCGGTGTCCTCGTCCCACCCTGCGGCGGCCCGCCCGGCCGCGGCGGCGACGAGCCCGGTCGCGGCCGCCTGGACCGGCGCGGCAGCCGCGGCGAACCGGTCGAGCGCGACGGGCGCGTCCCTGCGCCGCGCGGCGATCAGCTGCGCGGCGCGGGTCGCCCCGACCTGCCCGCTGTTGAGCGCCGCGCCACCCGGCCGGTAGACGCCGTGCGCGCCACCGGCCTCGCCCACGGGGAACAGCCCGCGCACGTTCGACTCCCACCACGCGTCGACCACGAGCCCGCCGTTGTTGTGCTGCGCGCACACGTCGACCTCGAGCAGGTCGGTCTCGAGGTCCACGTACGGGTTCTTGCGCAGGTAGAACTGGTACGCGGGCTCGTTCATGCGCCGCAGCCGCTGCACCGGGGTGCCGAACAGCACGCCCGCGCGCTCCAGGTAGTCGCGGGCCTCGGGGCTGAGCGCGGCGGGGTCGAGCTCGTCGCGCACGGGGTTGCGGCGGAAGTCGAGGAACACGCGCCGCCCGCGCAGCACGGTCTCGCGGTAGACGAGCAGGTCGACGAGCGACGAGCCGTCGCGCGCCTTGCGGACGTCGAACGGCCACTGGTAGCCCTTGAGGAACACCAGGCCGAGCAGCCGCCCGTAGTCGCCGATCGCCTCGGTGAGGAACTCGCGCTCGTCGCCGCCGTCGGCGTCCGTCGACACGAACCGCGGGATGACCTGCATGTACGTGCCGGACACGTTCCACCGCGGGTGCGTCGAGGCGAGCCCGAACTGCCACTCGGTGAGGTTCTTGCCGTGCACGCCCGCCCGGTACGCCGCGCCGGAGGCGCCCCACTGCCCGTGCGGGAACACGCGCGTCGCGTACATCCCCGCGGGGCCGCCGGTCGCGTAGACCACGTTGGTGCAGCGGAACAGCAGGAACGGCGACTGCTCGCCGTCGTGCCGCACGTCGGTCCGCAGGACGAGCAGCCCGACGACGGCGCGCCCGCCCGGCGCGTCCGCGGCGGGGACCGTCACGAGGTCGACCACGCGGCACTCGTCGAAGACGCGCGTGCCGTTGCGGTGCACCTTCGCCTCGAGCCGCTCCACCATGGTGCGGCTCGTGTACGGACCGACGGACGTGGCTCGTCGGCGCGGGTCGTGGTCGGTCTTGTAGCCGACGAACTCGCCGTACCGGTTCTGCGGGAACGGGACGCCCAGGTCGCACAGCCGCAGGAACCCGCGCGCGGACAGCGCCGCCTCCGCGAGCGCGTTGTCGCCGTCCATCGCGCCGCCCGCGAACAGCGTCTGCGCCATCTCGTGCACGGAGTCGCCGTCGCCGCCGCTGAGCGTGAGCTTGTAGTACGTCTGCTTGTCGGAGCCCGCGTTGCGGGACGCACCCGCGTTGACCTTGTCGGCGACCATGACGACGTCGTCCTGGCCGAGCTCCCACAGGCGGTCGGCGGCGCAGAACCCGGCCGAACCGGTACCGACGACGACGGTGTTCGCGGTGACGACGGGGACGTCGGTCTCGCCGATGCGGACGAGCACGGGGTCGTGGCGGTGGGGCATCGTCGGCTCCTCGTCGCTGGTCACGGGGTCGGTCACAGGACGGGGACGTGCATGCCGCCGTCGACGTGGAAGACCTCGCCCGTCGAGTACGGCGTCGCGCCGGACGCGAGCATGGCGACCGCGCCCGCGACGTCGGCGGGTCGGCCCCAGCGCGCGATGGGCGCGAGACCGTCGGCGAGCAGCGCGTCGTACTTCGGCGCGACGCCCGCGGTCATGTCGGTCGCGATGACGCCGGGCCGCACCTCGTGCACGACGATCCCCTCGGGCGCGAGGCGCACGGCCCACAGCTGCGTGGCCATCGCGACGCCCGCCTTGGAGACGCAGTAGTCGCCGCGGTCGGTCGAGACGGTCGTCGCGGAGATCGACGAGACGTTGACGACCGTCGCGACCGGCTCCAGCGGCGGCGCGGTGAGCGCGCCGCGCAGCGCGACGACGCGGCGCGCGAACTCCTGCGTGAGGAAGTACGGCCCGCGCAGGTTGATGCCGAGCACGCGGTCGAACGACTCGGTGGTCGCCTCCAGCAGGTCGGCGCGCTGGGCGGGCGCGACGCCGGCGTTGTTGACGAGCACGTCGAGACGGCCCCACGCGTCGAGCGCGTCCTGCACGTAGCGGACGTGGTCGGCGGGTTCGGCGACCGAGCCGCGCACGTAGCGCACGGCGTCGTCGGAACCGGCGAGCTCACGCAGCTCGGCGAGCACGTCGGTGGGTTCCTCGCGCGTCGCGAGGATCGAGACGGCGTACCCGTCGGTGACGAGTCGTCGGCTGATGCCGAGCCCGATGCCCCGGTTGCCGCCGGTGATGAGTGCGACGCGCGCCACGGGCCGTCCCCTCTGTCGTCGGGCTCGTCGTCGGGCTCGTCGTCGAGCCGTCGGAGAGCGGGACGCGACCGCGCCCCGCGTCCCGATCGTGGCAGAGGGCGCCCGGTTCGGCAAGCGCTTTCCGCTAGCCGAGACCGAGGCCCAGCTCGTCGACCAGCACCGCCTGCCCGGTCGCGAGCGACCGGTTCGCCGCGATGCCCACCGCCACCGCGCGCAGCCCGTCCGTCATCCCCGCGCTGCGCCCCAGCGGGTCGTCGGACACGCGCAGGTGCCGGCGGAACACGTCCTTGAGCAGGATCGCGTCCCCGCCCCCGTGCCCGCCGATGCCCGCGGGGATCGGCACCTCGCGCGGCGCCTCCCAGTGCCGCTGCACCACGAGCCGCTCCCCCTCGGGCCGCACCCGCTGCCCGCCGGCCGCCACGGGCGTCGCCGACGGGTCGAGCACCGCGCGCCCGTCGTCGTCCACCGCGATCGCACCCCGCTCGACCACCTCGAGCTCGGCGCGGCCCGCCGTCCCGTTGATGGCGACCCGGTAGCCCTCCCAGGGGCTGTGCGCGTTGAGCGAGTACGTCATCGACGCCCCGCCGCGGTAGTCGACGACGAGCGAGGCGTTGTCCTCGATCGTGATGCCCGGCGCGAACACGTCCCGGTCGCGCAGGTACCCGTCGTGCCGCTCGGCGTCCAGGTACAGCGCCGTGAGGCGAGCGTCGCGCGTGAGGTCGAGCGCGAACGGGTCGCCCTGCACGCCCGTCCCGCGCTCGGGCCGCGGACCGAGCCCGCGCGCGCGAGCGTTCTCGTCGCCGTAGAACCGCAGCCCGCCCGACGCGAACACGCGCGCCGGCACGTCCCCCAACCACCAGTTCACGAGGTCGAAGTGGTGGCTCGACTTGTGCACGAGCAGCCCGCCCGACCACTCCTTGTCCCGGTGCCAGCGCCGGAAGTAGTCCGCGCCGTGCACGGTGTCGAGCACCCACTCGAAGTGCACCGACGTGACCGTCCCGATCTCGCCCGCCGCGACCACCTGGCGCAGCGTCGAGTTCCGCGGCGAGTAGCGGTAGTTGAACGTCATGACCACGTCGTTGCCGCTGCGACGCACCGCGTCCGCGATCGTGCGGCAGCCCTCGACCGTCGTCGTCAGCGGCTTCTCGACGACGACGTGCGCGCCCGCGTCGAGCGCACGCGCGACGAGGTCCGCGTGCGTGCGGTCGGGCGAGGTCACGACGACGACGTCGACCCGCTCGTCGGCCACCATCCGCTCCAGGCCGTCGGGCGTGTACCGCGGCAGGCCGAGCGGCTCGTCGCGGCCCAGGCGCCGCGCGGCGTGCGCGTCGTAGTGGTCGATCCGCCCCGGGTTGGGGTCGAGCCACGCGACGAGCTGCGCGACGTCCGCGTGCTCGCCCGTGATCGCGTCGACGTACATCCCGGCGCGGTGCCCGGTCCCCGCGACCGCGTACCGCAGCCGCTCGCCCGGCGGTGCGGGCGCGTAGTCGGGCACGACGCCCGCCCCGGGGACGGTCGCGCGGTGCGACGCCGGGCGCGGCGCGGTCGGGTTCTGGTCGCTCGGCTCGTGCACGGTTCCTCCTGACGGCCTGCCGGCCTACGGGCGGGCGAGGGGCGCGGTCACGGCCGCGGGCTCGGCCTGCGCCGCCGCGAGCGCGAACGGCGCGCCCAGCTCGGTGAACGTCGCGGGTTCGAGCGCGGCTCGCTCGCACCACGCGGCGATGCTGCCGACCACGGGGTGCCGGTCCTGCCCGACCCCGCGCCAGCGCAGGTGCGCGGCGGGGACCTGACGCGGGTCGGGCGCGAGCCGCACGGCCTCGAGCACGCGCATGAACGCACCGGTCGACGCGACGTCGCAGCGCAGCCGCGCCGACGGGTCGACGCGCGCGGCGAGCAGGTCGTCGAGCAGGTCGACGCGCGCGAACGTCCGCCGCCAGGACTGCGTGCGGGTGTGCACCTCGAGCTCGTCGTGCTCGTACAGCAGCGTCGCCTCGCCCGCGGTGCCGCGCACGACGACGCGCGCGGGCGTCCGCTCCGCGGCGGCGAGCGTGAGCCCGGCGCCGACCGTGACCCCGCCCGCGGTCCGCACGACGAGCGAGGACGTGTCGTCCGCCTCGATCGGGTGCGCGTGGAACTGGTCGAGGCGCACGTCGAGCACGTCCGCCGCGGTCCGGGCCCCCGCGACGCGCAGCGCGGTCGCGACGGCGTGCGCGAGCGGGTTCGTCACGACGCCGTCGACCACGTCCACGCCGTCCAGCCGGCGCTTCCCCGCCCACCGGGCGCGCGCGTAGTACGCGGCCGTGCGGACCCACGTCCCGACCGCGCCGACGACCCGCACCTCGCCGAGCGCACCCGACGCGACGAGCCGCTCGAGCTCGTCGACCGCGGCCGACCCGAACGACTGGAACCCGACCTGGCAGCGGCGCCCCGTCTCCTCGACGAACGCGACGAGCTCGGCGTGCTCCGCGAGGGACGCGGTCGTCGGCTTCTCGAGCAGCACGTCGCACCCGGCGCGCAGGGCGGCGCGCGCGAGCGGCAGGTGCGTGTGGATGGGCGTCGCGAGGACGACGACGTCGGGCCGCTCCGGTCCGGCGAGCAGGTCGTCGAGCGCCGGCACCCACCGCGTGCCCGGCGGGACGTACGCGAGGTCGTCGACGGGCCGCGGGTCGACCACGGCCGCCAGCCGCGCGGCGCCCTTCCCGGCGAGCCGCAGCACGTGGCGCACGTGCGTGTGGCCGTGGCCGTGGACGCCGACGACCGCGACCGCGGGTGCGCCGGTCATGACCACGCACCCGCCGCGAGCGCGTCGGCCTCGTCGGCGTCGACCGCCCGGTCGAGCACCACGGCGGCCATCCGCACGACGAGCTCGTCGCCGTGCGCGACGTGCAGCGGCGCGTCCCACGCGAGCGCCGGTCCGGCGCCCACGTACTCGGCGACGCGCGCGAACCAGGGGCGCACGGCGTCGGGGTCCTGCACGAGCAGCAGCGTGGTGGCGGCGGTGTCGCGGCGCTGCACGAACGCGAGCCACGGCGAGTCGCTACCGTGCACGGACGCCTCGCCGACGAGCCCGCGGCCGAGCGCGAGCGTCGAGTGCGCGCCCGGCAGCCGCCAGAACAGCCCGCCGTAGCCGGCGTTCGCCCGCCCGTTGGTGCCGGGGCTCTCGATCCGCAGGTCGCGCTCGGTCGCGCGCAGCACCGACGTCCAGCGCAGCGTCCAGCCGCCCGCCGCGGGCGCCGCCGCGAGCGTGCGCGTCTCGCGCAGCAGCACGTCGCCGTGCTCGTCGTACCAGGTCACCTCGTCGACCGCGGACCGCCCGTCGGACGCGACGCGCGCGCCCTGCCCCGCCTGCCGGCCGTGGTTCGGCAGCAGCGTCGGGCCCTCGTCGCGCACGTAGGTGCGCCCGCCCCAGTAGGACGTCCCGTTGACGACCGGCACCGCCATGGACACGCCGTAGTGGTGCCGGTGGTCGACGGGGCTCGTCTCGGTGAGGTCGACGCCCGCCGCGGACCGCACGGGGTGCAGGTACGGGCGCGGCGCGTGGACCTGCGGTACGCGCTCGCCGCTCTCGTACCGCGCGAGGGGCAGGTCGCCGTCCGCACCGGAGGTGCGGGCGTCGAGCCGCAGGACGTCGCCGTCGGTCCGCCAGCGCACGTCGGTCACCTCCGGTGCCGTGCGGGCGGGTGCCCGGTCGGGTGCCGACGAGCGCACGGCCGGCGGCACGG
The sequence above is a segment of the Cellulomonas palmilytica genome. Coding sequences within it:
- a CDS encoding ABC transporter permease, producing MTRGAARALPVLLVLTVLGAVWQVAALSVANPRLLPTPGRVAEQAWAHRDVLAEHTTATLGVTAAGFGVSVLVAWALALLVDLVPAVGRGIVPVLVASQTIPVVALAPLVVLWFGFGLLPKVLVVTLVTFFPLVVGLVEGLRAAGPGATALLTSMGASRWQQLRWVRLPGALPRFFTALRIAVTYAVVGAVFAEYVGAVRGLGTYMNMQRAAFRTDLVLAAVALCALVSVTLYGLTWLLERVTVPWAHPRAVARA
- a CDS encoding Gfo/Idh/MocA family protein, yielding MTGAPAVAVVGVHGHGHTHVRHVLRLAGKGAARLAAVVDPRPVDDLAYVPPGTRWVPALDDLLAGPERPDVVVLATPIHTHLPLARAALRAGCDVLLEKPTTASLAEHAELVAFVEETGRRCQVGFQSFGSAAVDELERLVASGALGEVRVVGAVGTWVRTAAYYARARWAGKRRLDGVDVVDGVVTNPLAHAVATALRVAGARTAADVLDVRLDQFHAHPIEADDTSSLVVRTAGGVTVGAGLTLAAAERTPARVVVRGTAGEATLLYEHDELEVHTRTQSWRRTFARVDLLDDLLAARVDPSARLRCDVASTGAFMRVLEAVRLAPDPRQVPAAHLRWRGVGQDRHPVVGSIAAWCERAALEPATFTELGAPFALAAAQAEPAAVTAPLARP
- a CDS encoding 3-ketoacyl-ACP reductase; the encoded protein is MARVALITGGNRGIGLGISRRLVTDGYAVSILATREEPTDVLAELRELAGSDDAVRYVRGSVAEPADHVRYVQDALDAWGRLDVLVNNAGVAPAQRADLLEATTESFDRVLGINLRGPYFLTQEFARRVVALRGALTAPPLEPVATVVNVSSISATTVSTDRGDYCVSKAGVAMATQLWAVRLAPEGIVVHEVRPGVIATDMTAGVAPKYDALLADGLAPIARWGRPADVAGAVAMLASGATPYSTGEVFHVDGGMHVPVL
- a CDS encoding FAD-binding protein, which codes for MPHRHDPVLVRIGETDVPVVTANTVVVGTGSAGFCAADRLWELGQDDVVMVADKVNAGASRNAGSDKQTYYKLTLSGGDGDSVHEMAQTLFAGGAMDGDNALAEAALSARGFLRLCDLGVPFPQNRYGEFVGYKTDHDPRRRATSVGPYTSRTMVERLEAKVHRNGTRVFDECRVVDLVTVPAADAPGGRAVVGLLVLRTDVRHDGEQSPFLLFRCTNVVYATGGPAGMYATRVFPHGQWGASGAAYRAGVHGKNLTEWQFGLASTHPRWNVSGTYMQVIPRFVSTDADGGDEREFLTEAIGDYGRLLGLVFLKGYQWPFDVRKARDGSSLVDLLVYRETVLRGRRVFLDFRRNPVRDELDPAALSPEARDYLERAGVLFGTPVQRLRRMNEPAYQFYLRKNPYVDLETDLLEVDVCAQHNNGGLVVDAWWESNVRGLFPVGEAGGAHGVYRPGGAALNSGQVGATRAAQLIAARRRDAPVALDRFAAAAAPVQAAATGLVAAAAGRAAAGWDEDTGDLLRRVQELMSAKAGPVRSEKSIHEALDQVHAWLTEYERTVSADPSSRRSVNRVFLVRDTLTAAYVYLSAMADYVAHGGRSRGSVLYSDPAGELPRVGYGPRSDDELDLPEVFRFRLDEGALDDEVQESAWRPPATPDAHARTLDGWHAVVGRASDDPAGEPVFRWRPRRPLPQDDDFFENVWRDFRDHGNVG
- a CDS encoding Gfo/Idh/MocA family protein: MHEPSDQNPTAPRPASHRATVPGAGVVPDYAPAPPGERLRYAVAGTGHRAGMYVDAITGEHADVAQLVAWLDPNPGRIDHYDAHAARRLGRDEPLGLPRYTPDGLERMVADERVDVVVVTSPDRTHADLVARALDAGAHVVVEKPLTTTVEGCRTIADAVRRSGNDVVMTFNYRYSPRNSTLRQVVAAGEIGTVTSVHFEWVLDTVHGADYFRRWHRDKEWSGGLLVHKSSHHFDLVNWWLGDVPARVFASGGLRFYGDENARARGLGPRPERGTGVQGDPFALDLTRDARLTALYLDAERHDGYLRDRDVFAPGITIEDNASLVVDYRGGASMTYSLNAHSPWEGYRVAINGTAGRAELEVVERGAIAVDDDGRAVLDPSATPVAAGGQRVRPEGERLVVQRHWEAPREVPIPAGIGGHGGGDAILLKDVFRRHLRVSDDPLGRSAGMTDGLRAVAVGIAANRSLATGQAVLVDELGLGLG
- a CDS encoding ABC transporter substrate-binding protein: MSRTTFRARGCALLVALALVVGGCAGPSRGDDDGLTRVRFALDWTPNTNHTGLYVAIARGMFAEAGLDVQVLPYSDTAPDQLVDAGAAEAGISTHDSSLIAQAAGADVVAVLAVLQHWATAIGVRADDERITSPRDLDGLTYAGFGTPGEVPLLQEVIRADGGTGEFTTVVLGSSAYEALYAGEADFTIPYVAWEGIEAERAGTPMRYLEYTDHGFPDAYAVVVDASRQWVADEPEAARAFVGALQRGYAWAAEHPDEAAALLVEQNPDAFADPDLVTQSQRMLSADWLRADDGSVGTMTLDQVSGYGDFLFDAGILAGPDGEPLAERPDWSTTFTTSLLGEP